From the Salipiger sp. CCB-MM3 genome, the window GTGATCCTGCGCCGTCCGCAGGGCATTGGCTTTGGCCCCGAAGCGCTGCGCGCCGAGGTGCTGGAGCTCGCCTCTGCGCTGCCGGACCTCTCGGTCCAGACCGAGGATGTGCTTTGTTCCGGCGCGCCGAAAAGCGGGCTTCTGGGCGCGCAGCGGCTGCTCTTCAGCGCCACCCACGCGGGCGAGGGCGTCTTTGGCACCCCCAGCGGGCGTCGCCTGCGGTTCCGCGCGCTGGCCGAACTGCACGCCAAGGACAATCGCGTCGCCGATCTCTGGGCGGTGCGCGACACCGGCGCGCTCCTGCGCCAGCTTGGTCTGTCGGTGCGGGACTGGGCGCGCTTTCGCATCGCGGGCCATGACCCCGAGACGCAGCCCTTCCGCCCCGACGTCGATGTGCAGGGCCCCTATAGCGCGCGGGGCAACGACAACCATTGGGGGCAGGGGTTTGCCGCGCTGCTGGCGCAGATGATGGACGGCGGCTTTTCCGGTGCGGCGGCGCAATATGATCCGGCGGCGCGGCTCGACTGTCCGGGCGGGCAGGCGTTGCGCGGACCGCAGGGGGCCGAACGCTTCTGGCTTGGCCTGCGCGCGTGCTTCCCCTCGGCCCGGTTCGAGCTGCACCATTGCCTCGGCGAAGAGGTGGCGCTGATGCCGCCGCGCGCCGCGCTGCGCTGGTCGCTCACTGGGCGGCACGAGGGCTGGGGCGCCTTCGGGCGGCCCACCGGGGCGCGGGTCCATGTCATGGGGCTCAGTCAGGCGGAGTTCGGACCGGGCGGGCTGCGCCGTGAATGGTCGCTCTACGATGAGGCGGCGGTCTGGATGCAGATCCACCTCGCCACCGGCCATGCCGAGGCACGGCAGCCGGGGCTGGCACTGGCCGGTTAGGCACCCGGGATCCGCCGCCGATCATAGCCGCCGATCTCACCCGCCCACGCAACAGGCCCGGCCCGTGCATCAGACACGGCATGCGCAACAGGCCCCGCCCGTGCATCAGCCCCCGCATACGCAAAAGCCCCCCAAATGCGACCGGCAAGTGCCCGCCTGCGCAGGAGTTTCCCGCTTTCACTGGGAATGGCCTCTCGCTACGCTATCTGGCGGTGCAGAGAGTGCCACACCGGGCGGCGAGTCGCGCCCCAAGGTGCTGGTGTCTGCCGGGCGCATAACGCAGGTCGCATTACGCAGGCCGCAAGAATTACAGGACGACGTGAAATGACGGACGAACGGCAGGTGCACCATGGCTGACACGCTGGTGCTGCTGCCCGAATCCATGTGTGACGCCCGTCTCTATGGGCCGCAGATCGCCGATCTTTCGCGCGAGATGGCGGTGATGGTCGCGCCGGTGCATCTTGGCGACCGCATCGAAGAGATCGCCTCGAGCCTGCTCGACGTGCTGCCGCGCCGCGTGGCGCTGGCGGGCAGCGGCTTTGGCGGCATGGTGGCGATGGAATTGCAGCGCCGCGCGCCCGACCGGGTGTCGCGCTTGATGCTGATCGGCAGCTCGCCCCTCGCCGACACGCCGCAACAGGCCACCGACCGCGAGGCGCTGGTGATCAAGGCCCGGTCCGGCAAGCTCGCCGAGGCGATGCGCAGCCTCATCCCCGAAGACAGCCTTGCCGACGGCCCCTATCGCGCCGAGATCATGGAGATGCTGCAGGAGATGGCCGAGGGCTTTGGCCCGGATGTCTTTGTGCGGCAGGCCCGCGCGTTGCAGCGGCGGCGCGACCAGCAGGCGGCGGTGCGCAAGCTGCGCATCCCCACCATGGTGCTCGCAGGCACGCAGGATTCGCTCTACCCCGAAAAGCGCCAGAGCTTTCTGGCGGAACTGATCCCCGGCGCGGTGCTGCGGATGATTCCCGGCACCGGGCATCTGCCGATGCTCGAAGACCCCGACAGCGTGAGCGCCGCGATCCGCGAATGGCTGGCCCTGCCGCAACCGCGCTGAGCCAGCGGATGCCCACCACCCGCGCTTGACCGTGCGCGCTGCGCCGCCTATGAGCGCCGGGCGTGGAGGGCCGGGCGGCCGCTGCGGTGGGCAACCGCCGGAGAGGAAAGTCCGGACTCGCTGAAGCATCGGTGCCGGGTAATGCCCGGGCAGGGCAACCTGACGGAAAGCGCCACAGAGAACAGACCGCCGCCTTTCGGGGCGGTAAGGGTGAAACGGTGGAGTAAGAGACCACCGGGGGGCTGGCAACAGTCCCCGCATGGCAAGCCCCACCGGGAGCAATGCCAAATAGGGACCCCGCGCGGGGCATGATCCCTTCGGGGATATCGCCGCAGGGCCGCTTCAGCCCGAGGGGTCCGGGTTGGCAGCTTGAGCCGCGTGGCAACGCGCGGCCTAGAGGAATGGTCGCACAGGGGCGGGGCAACCCGCTCTGGACAAAATCCGGCTTATAGGCCCTCCACGCAAAGATTTCCGCGCCCGCTTGGCTGTGACCTCGGGGAAAATGCGCCTAGTCCGAGATTCTCGGGCCAAGAGCTGTTGACTCCGGGCCGCGGCTGAGTAAAAGGCGGGCTTCAAGAGATTTCACGGGCGGCGCTCGCCCCCGTTGCAGGAGAAGAAGAATGGCGAAGCCGACCACCATCAAGATCCGCCTGAACTCGACCGCCGGGACGGGCCATTTCTACGTGACCAAGAAGAACGCGCGCACGATGACCGAAAAAATGACCGTGCGTAAGTACGATCCGGTTGCGCGCAAGCACGTGGAATACAAGGAAGGCAAAATCAAGTAAGCCTTCCGGTTTCGGATCAACGAGAGCCGCACGGGGCAACCCGCGCGGCTCTTGTCGTTTCAGCCTCTGATATTTCTGGCCTCCTGCGGGTGGGTGGCGGTGTGGCGCTTTCGGCGCCATTTCTTGTTTTGCTGGAATGGCTTGCGCCAAACGGTGTGCTTTGGTGGTCTTTGGTATACATCTAACGCATTGATTTGACTGCATAACGGGTCTTCCGTCTTGCGGGTTTTCCGGCTCGCGTCTTCGTGAAATTCTGCACTGCAGAAATCTTCCCGCGGGATGCCGAGGCGACCTGCGATCAGACAGACCGGCGCGCTGCGCCCAGACCCGAAAGATATCGCAATGATCAAATCCGCTCTTCTGGCCACGCTGGCCGCCGCGCTTCCCGTTCTCGCACAGGCCGAGGTTCTGACGCTCTCCGAGCCGATGGCCGGCGGCACGCTGCGCGAAGGCACCGTCGACATGTCGGTCTACACGCTGCCCAAAGGCGAGACCGCCAGCGAGGTCGTGGCCTTCTACACCGAACGCGTGGGCGCAGAGCCGCTGCGCCTTGCCATGCAGCTTGAGGATGGCGACAGCACCACCTTCGGCCTGCCGGGCATCTCGGGCGTGTCCTACCGCTTCGAGCGCACAGCGGGCGTGGTGACCGTCACCAGCGCGCCGACCAAGACCGAGCTTGCGCTGAACTGACCCTGTCACGCGCCTGACTGCCAAGGCCGTCCCCGCGGGGACGGCCTTTTGCGTTTGTGGTGGGCTGCGTCCCCGCGGGTTTTTCCGCTACGGCATCTCGCCAGCGGGCGGCTGCTCTGCTAGGGGCATCGCCGGAACGCGATGGAGAGCGGCGATGCAGGACGAGCGCGTAGTGCTGGAGGCGGGCCCGGACGGGCTGCCGGTGCTTTTCGAGCGCCCGCGCGAGCTTGTCACCGCCAGCACCCCGGCGGGCGCGCAACTGGCGCTGGCGCGGCTCGAACAGGCCCGCGCCGCGGGTTTCTGGATCGCCGGATATGCCGCCTATGAGCTGGGCTTCGCGCTGGAGCCCGCGCTGGCGGACCTCTGGCAGCCTGGCGCGCCCTTGCTGCATTTCGGCGTCTTCGATGCGCCCCGGCCAGTAGATGCGTCGGCGGAGGAGGGATCGGCCCTGGTCACCGGGGTGACGCCGCTCTGGAGCCGCGCGCGCTATGCCGAGAGCTTTCACGCGGTGAAAGAGATGATCGCGGCGGGCGATCTCTATCAGGTCAATCTGACTATGCCGGTTGAGGTGAGCTTTGAGGGCTCGCCAGAGGCGCTCTGGTCGGCGTTGCGCGCCTATCAGCCGGTGGGTCACGGCGGCTTTGCCCGGCTGGGCGAGGAGGTGATCCTGTCGCGCTCGCCCGAGCTGTTCTTCCGGCTTGGGGCCGACCGCCGGATCGAGGTGGCGCCGATGAAAGGCACCGCCCCGCGGGGCGCCACGCCTGCCGAGGATGATGCGCTGCGCGACGCGCTGGGGCAGGATGAAAAGAACCGCGCCGAGAATGTGATGATCGTCGATCTGATGCGCAACGATCTGTCACGGCTGGCGCGGCCCGGCTCGGTCAAAGTGCCCGAGCTTTTGAAGGTCGAGCGCTACGCCACGGTGCACCAGATGATCTCGCGCGTGGTGGCTGAACTGGACGCCGCTCCAACGCTGCCGGGGCTGCTGCAGGCGCTCTTCCCGTGCGGCTCGATCACCGGCGCGCCGAAGATCGCCGCCATGCGCGCGATTCACACGCTGGAGCGCTGGCGGCGGGGCGTCTATTGCGGCTCGCTGGGTTGGGCTGCGCCCGATGGCAGGGCGGAGTTCAACGTGGCGATCCGCACGCTGAACGTGACCGCGCCGGGGCGCGCGCTGATGGGGGTCGGCGGCGGCATCGTGCACGACAGCACTTGCGACGCGGAATATGAGGAGGCGCTGTGGAAAGCCCGTTTCGTGACCGGATTGATGACGGCCTGAGGCTGATCGAAACGCTGCGCTGGGAGCCCGGCAGCGGCGCCCTGCGGGGTGATCGGCATCTGGCGCGCTGCCTGCGCAGCTGCGCGGCGCTGGGGTTTGATGTGGCCCCCGAGGCTTTGACGGAGGCACTGGAGAGCTTCCACGCCGAGACACCGCAGCGGCTGCGTCTGACGGTGGCGCGCGCGGGGGATGTGGAGATCACATCGGCCCCGTTTGAGCCTGTCACCGTCCCCGCGGGGACAAAGGTGCAGCTGTGCGCGGCGCGGCTTGATCCTGAGGACACGCTGCTGCGCCACAAGACCACGGCGCGGGCGCTCTATGATGCGGCGCTGAAGGCGCGGCCCGAGGGCGTGGCGGAGCTTCTGTTCCTCAACACCGAGGGCGCGCTTTGCGAAGGGGCTTACACAAACGTCTTTCTGGA encodes:
- a CDS encoding nuclear transport factor 2 family protein; this translates as MQGFDQQFLDFPDYLRKLAAGVWTRRSLDLGSDNGSDGRDGDSEPGLAAHWHPQVILRRPQGIGFGPEALRAEVLELASALPDLSVQTEDVLCSGAPKSGLLGAQRLLFSATHAGEGVFGTPSGRRLRFRALAELHAKDNRVADLWAVRDTGALLRQLGLSVRDWARFRIAGHDPETQPFRPDVDVQGPYSARGNDNHWGQGFAALLAQMMDGGFSGAAAQYDPAARLDCPGGQALRGPQGAERFWLGLRACFPSARFELHHCLGEEVALMPPRAALRWSLTGRHEGWGAFGRPTGARVHVMGLSQAEFGPGGLRREWSLYDEAAVWMQIHLATGHAEARQPGLALAG
- a CDS encoding alpha/beta fold hydrolase — encoded protein: MADTLVLLPESMCDARLYGPQIADLSREMAVMVAPVHLGDRIEEIASSLLDVLPRRVALAGSGFGGMVAMELQRRAPDRVSRLMLIGSSPLADTPQQATDREALVIKARSGKLAEAMRSLIPEDSLADGPYRAEIMEMLQEMAEGFGPDVFVRQARALQRRRDQQAAVRKLRIPTMVLAGTQDSLYPEKRQSFLAELIPGAVLRMIPGTGHLPMLEDPDSVSAAIREWLALPQPR
- the rpmG gene encoding 50S ribosomal protein L33 — its product is MAKPTTIKIRLNSTAGTGHFYVTKKNARTMTEKMTVRKYDPVARKHVEYKEGKIK
- a CDS encoding aminodeoxychorismate synthase component I — its product is MQDERVVLEAGPDGLPVLFERPRELVTASTPAGAQLALARLEQARAAGFWIAGYAAYELGFALEPALADLWQPGAPLLHFGVFDAPRPVDASAEEGSALVTGVTPLWSRARYAESFHAVKEMIAAGDLYQVNLTMPVEVSFEGSPEALWSALRAYQPVGHGGFARLGEEVILSRSPELFFRLGADRRIEVAPMKGTAPRGATPAEDDALRDALGQDEKNRAENVMIVDLMRNDLSRLARPGSVKVPELLKVERYATVHQMISRVVAELDAAPTLPGLLQALFPCGSITGAPKIAAMRAIHTLERWRRGVYCGSLGWAAPDGRAEFNVAIRTLNVTAPGRALMGVGGGIVHDSTCDAEYEEALWKARFVTGLMTA
- a CDS encoding aminotransferase class IV family protein, yielding MESPFRDRIDDGLRLIETLRWEPGSGALRGDRHLARCLRSCAALGFDVAPEALTEALESFHAETPQRLRLTVARAGDVEITSAPFEPVTVPAGTKVQLCAARLDPEDTLLRHKTTARALYDAALKARPEGVAELLFLNTEGALCEGAYTNVFLEREDGARVTPALASGLLPGILREQLLEEGAFAEATVPFADLQWAKRLWIGNSLRGLMAAELLPGEVMVTL